The Trueperaceae bacterium sequence CCTCGTGAACGCCTGGGCGTGGCTGGGCTTCCCGATCCTCGTGTACGTGGCCGCGCTCCAGGCGATCCCCAGGGAGTTCGAGGAGGCCGCCGTCGTCGACGGGGCCGGCGCGTGGCAGCTCTTCAGGCACGTCACGTTCCCGCTGCTGCTGCCGAGCCTGGCGATGGTCACGATCCTCACGTTCATCTGGGACTTCAACGCCTTCGAGCTCGTCTTCGTCATGCAGGGCGCGTCCGGCCCGCCCGCCTACTCGACGGACCTGCTGGCGACGTTCTTCTACCGCACGGCCTTCGGCGACCCGACCACGGGCGGGGAGCCGGGGCAGATCGGCATCGCCGCCGCGATCGGCGTGCTGATGCTCGTGATCATCGGCATCGCCTCCACTTTCGGGGTGCGCTTCATGACGCGCAGCCAGACGGAGTACTGATGCTCGGCGCGGGAGCGGGACAGAGCGCCTGGCGCCGGGCCGCCGTCTACGTCCTGCTGGCCCTCCTCGCCGCCGTCTTCCTCTACCCGATCGTGCTGATGGTCCTCACGGCCTTCAAGACGACCCCCGAGATCTTCAGGAGCCCTTTCGGCCTGCCCGAGGAGTGGACGACGCGCGGCTTCCGCACCGCCTGGGACCGCGCGCACTTCGGGCTCTACCTGCGCAACAGCCTCCTCATCACCGGGTCCTCGGCCGTCCTGCTCCTCCTCACGGCGGCGCCCGCCGCCTACGCGCTGGCGCGCTACACCTTCAGGCTGCGCGGGCCGCTGTTCCTCTTCTTCCTCGCCGGCATCATGATCCCCATCCGCCTCGGCATACTCCCTCTCTACATCCTGATGCGCGACCTGGGGCTCATCGACACGCCGTTCTCCCTGATCCTCACCTACACGGCCAGCGGCATGCCGATGTCGGTGTTCCTCCTCAGCGTGTTCTTCCGCAACCTGCCGCGCGAGCTCGAGGACGCCGCGCGCATCGACGGCGCCGGCGAGCAGGGCATCTTCTGGCGCATCATGCTGCCGCTCGTGCGGCCCGGCCTGGCGACGGTCGTGATCGTGAACGTGGTGCCGTGGTGGAACGACTTCTTCTTCCCGCTGCTCTTCCTCCCCAGCCCCACCTGGCGCACGATCCCGCTGGGCATGCAGATCTTCTTCGGCCAGCACCTCATCGACTGGAGCCTGGTCTTCTCCGGCATGCTCCTGGCGAGCCTCCCCCTGCTCGTCATCTACGTGCTGATGTCGCGGCAGTTCATCGCGGGCCTCACCGCCGGGGCCGTCAAGGGCTGAGGCGGACTGCGCTCCCGGGCCCAGACGAGCCCGGGCGAGGGCGCCCACGGCTGGAGGGCTGCGCTCCCTGGCCTGTCCCTACGGCACCCTGCCGATCCGCACGCGCCACACCTCCGGGCCCTCCTCCAGCGTCTGCCAGGTGAACTCGCCCGGGTGCTCGGCGGCGAACTGGTAGTAGAGCGGTTTCGGGTCGTGGTCGTTCACGAGCACGTAGCCGCCACCGGGCTCGAGCGAGCGCCACGACTCGAAGATCACCCGGTGTCGCTCGGCCGGGGGCAGGTGCCTGACGTCGAGCTCCTCCGACCTCGCTCGCTGCGAGCGCTTCGGCGTCCTCGTGAGGTAGTGGAGGGTGCCGTTGAGGCGGTCGCCCTCTTGGGGCCAGCCGATGCGGAGGAGCTTCCAGCCCTGCGCCGCCAGCTCGCAGGCCGCGTCCGCCTGGCCCGCGTCGCCCAGGGCGCGCAAGGAGCGGTCGAAGAGCCGGTTCAGGCGGAAGAGCGCGGCCTCGGGGTCGAGGACCGGGGGCTCGGATGGCTTGATCGCGTACGTCGGGTCAGCGCTCATGCGGCGAGCCTAGCCGGGGCCCGCCTCGGGCGGCCAAGACCTAGGTCGAGCCCCGGACGCGATCGACCACCACGACGCCTGCCGAGGAGCTCTCAGCTCGGCACGTCGCGCCGGCGGAACGCCGCCGCGCCAGCGGCGACGAGCAGGGCCGCCACCGCGGTGAGCGCGGCCAGCGGCCAGGCGGACATCCGCTCCAGCGGGTAGCCGGGCACGGCCTCGAAGGGCGAGACGGCGCGCAGCCAGGCGGGGAGCTGCAGCAGGCCGCCGAGGTAGATGACGACGAACGAGAGGCCGACGAGCCCCCACGTCGCGGGCAGCGCCGACGGCGCCGCGCCGAAGAGGAGCGCGGCCAGGCCGGCCACGACCCAGAGGGCGGGGGCGTAGGCGACGCCGGCCGCGGTCAGCCGCGGCAGCCACGAGAGGTCGCCGAGGGAAGCCGACCCGGCCAGCCCCAGCCCGAGCCCGCTCGCCAGCAGCACCAGGGTGGACCCGAACGCCACGACGGCGGCGTGGCCGGCCAGCCAGCGGCCGCGCGCCAGGGCGGTGGAGAGCAGCGCCTCGGCGCGCCCCGCCAGCTCCTCGCCGCGCAGACGCGACATCGCGAGCACCGTGTAGGCCGCCAGGATCACGGCCATCACGGCCGAGATGAGGGACGCGAACGCGGTGACGGGGTCGATGCCGCCCCCCAGGCGCAGCATCTGCCGGAGGACGCCAGAGGTGCCGAGCATCGACTCGACGTCGGCGAGGAACGCCCCGTACATCGCGCCCATGACGAGCCCGGCGGACGCCCAGCCGAGGGTCGTCCCGCGCAGCAGGCGCCACGACAGGCCGGCGGGCGTGGTCAGCGCGCGGCTCGCCTCGGCCGGTCCCGGACGCGCCCGCCACAGGCCGGCGCCGAGGTCGCGGCGCTCGGCGAGCGCCTGGGCGATCAGCAGCGTGGCGGGGACGAAGGCCAGCGCGGGGAGGAGCGGCGCCCAGCTGTCGTAGGCGAAGGCGCCCGTCGCCTGCGCCCAGCCGAGCGGCGACAGCCACGAGAGCCCGCTGCCGGCGAGGTCGCCCGCCGCCCTGAGCAGGTAGGCGAGGCCGATGGCCGCCAGCGACGCCCCCACGGCACCGCGCGGGCTCTCGTAGACCTGGCTGGCCAGGGCCGCCACGCCCGCGAAGGAGAGCCCGGCGGCCACGTGCGCGGCGCCGTAGAGCCAGGAGCCGGGCCAGTCGACGCCCTCGACGCCGGTGGCGCCCAGCGCCAGGGCGAGGGCGAGGCCCACGGCGAGGTTCGCGACGAGGACCGTGAGCAGCGCCGCCACTGTCGGCGCCAGCCGGCCCACGGGGGCGGACCTCACCAGCTCGGCGCGGCCCGTCGCCTCCTCCTGGCGCGTGTGCCTCACCGTCATGAGCGCGCTCATCACGCCGACGAGGATCGCCGTGAGGAACAGCATCTGGTGGGCCGTCATGGCGCCGTAGTGGTAGTCGCCGGGGGAGCGGTTCACGCCCATGAGCGCCACGGCCGCCGGCGTCGACAGCGCGGCGCCGATGAGGTTGCGCTCCGCGGCGGTGGGGTAGAGCTCGACGTAGCTGAGGGGGACGGCGGCGGTCGTCAGGGCGATGCCGAGCGCCCAGGCGACGATGCCCCACCGCTCCCGCCGCAGGCCGAAGCGCAGCAGGGCGCCCGTGCCGGTCAGCGCGCCGGAGGACGGCGCCCGCGACCCGACGGGCACGGCCAGCGTGGCGCCTCTCACGACGCGGCGGCTCCCTCCGACCGCGCGGACGAGCCGTCGTAGTAGCGCAGCAGGATCTGCTCGAGGGTGGGCGGGCGGCTCTCGAGCGACAGCACGCCCAGGCGGGACAGCGCGGTCACGGCCTCGCCGAGGTGCTCGGCGTCGACCTCGAACCTCACCCTGCCTCCCTCGGCCTCCAGGCCGTGCACGCCGGGGAGGGACTCCAGGCCGTCGACGGTCCGCTCGACCTCCGCCAGCACGGTCGTGCGCGTGAGGTGGCGCAGCTCGGCCAGGGTGCCGCTCTCCACGACCCGGCCGCCCCTGATGATCGACACGCGGTCGGCCAGGGCCTCGACCTGCGCGAGGATGTGGCTCGACAGCAGCACCGTGCGCCCCTCGGCCCTCGCCTCCCTCATCAGCGCCTGGAACTCGGCCTCCATGAGCGGGTCGAGGCCGCTAGTCGGCTCGTCGAGGACCAGCAGCTCGGCGTCGCTGGCGAGCGCCGCCACCAGCGCCACCTTCTGCCTGTTCCCCTTCGAGTAGCTGCGGCCCCGCTTGGTGGTGTCGAGGTCGAAGCGGCGGCACAGCTCGTCGCGCCGGCGCCGGTCGAGGCCGCCGCGTAGCCTGCCGATGAGGTCGATCGCCTCGCCGCCCGTGAGGTTCGGCCACAGCTCGACGTCGCCCGGCACGTAGGCCAGGCGGCGGTGCAGCGCGACGGCGTCTCGCCACGGGTCCATGCCGAGGACCGTCGCGGTGCCGGCGTCGGCCCGCAGCAGGCCCAGCAGGATGCGGAGCGTGGTGGTCTTGCCCGCGCCGTTCGGTCCGAGGAAGCCGTGGACCTCCCCGCGGCGCACCTCTAGGTCGAGCCCCGTGAGGGCCGGGGTGCGGCCGTACGACTTCTCCAGCCCCCTGACGGAGACCGCTGACTGAGTCATCTGCCAACCTCCTGTGCCGCGGCGGGCGCGCCTGCCCCGTCGGCGCCGCCTCCGCCCACCCCCAGCCGCTCGGCCGCCGCCCGCAGCTCGGCGTAGATCTCGTCGCTGATCACCCCGTGCGCGAGCACCTCGCCGGCGGGCAGCCACCAGCGGAGCGTCGCCTCGCTGGGGCCGGTGAGGTCGGCCCCGAGGAGCCGCCTGGCGTGGCGGTGCAGCACCAGGGCCCCGAGCTGCCACAGCGTCAGCACCACGGCCCGCGCGCGGGGGTCCGCCGTCGGCTTCACGAGCCCGCGCGCCTGGGCGTCCTCCATGGTCCGCAGGCTCTCCTCGACCATCGCGTCCACGAGCTCGTCCACGTGCCCCGAGCCGTCGGCGAGGGTGACGGCGAGGTACTCGAGGAGGGGCAGGCCGGGCCGCGCCCGCCTCACGGCGTCGAGCGGGTCGGCGATCGCCGCGTCGGCCAGGCGGCGCTTCATCTCCCACACCAGCTCGTTCACGTGCCTGTCGCACTCCGCCCGCAGGCCGTCCTTCGAGCCGAAGTGGTGAATCACCAGGGGCGCCGAGACGCCGGCGTCGGCGGCGATGTCCTTGACGCTCGTCGCGGCGAACCCGTCGCGGGCGAAGCGGCGGATGGCCGCGTCTCGTATGCGCGCGCGGGCGGTGAGGTCGTCCGGGCGGGGGCGACCGCCTCCCGCCTCGCTTCCCCTGCCGGTCATCGCTCCACCGTCCCTCCCTAAACGCCGTTCAGTATACTGAACGACGTTCGACAGGATGTGACGTGGTACCAAACTCCTCTCGGCCCGGCGGGGTGCGCCGGGCGGCATGGGCGCCCCGTGCGGCGGCGGTCGCCGAGGCTTCCGGCCCGCGGCGCCCCGAGCCGGACATCATGTACGCCTCACGCGCCGGGCGGGGCCGACGCTCGACGACCGGGGCGGAGGAGGTAGGGAGGATGCACAGAGCATGGCCGCTGCTGCTGGCCAACGTCCTGGCGGTGGGCCAGCTGGCCGCCGCGCAGGCGGGCCTCGACGTCGCGGCCGTCGACGCCTTCGTGGCCGCGCAGATGCGGGCGCAGGGCGTGCCCGGCCTGGGGCTGGCGGTCGTGCGCGCCGGCCAGGTCGTCTACGCGCAGGGCTACGGCCGGACCGGCGACGGGGCGTCGGTCACGCCGCGGACGCGTTTCCTGGTCGCCTCCCTGAGCAAGTCGTTCACGGGGCTGGCGGTGCTCCAGCTCGCCCAGCAGGGCCGGCTAGACCTCGACGCCCCCGTGCGGCGGTACCTGCCCGGGTTCACCGTCGCCGACCCCGAGGTCGCGGGGAGGATCACCGTCCGCCAGCTCCTGAACCACCGGAGCGGCCTGGGCGACGCCGGCTTCCGCGACCAGCGCACGGGCTTCCCCCGGAGCCTGGAGGGGCGCGTGGCGGCCATGGCGCGGGCGCGGCCCGTCGCCGAGCCGGGCACGGAGTTCCACTACTTCAACGCCAACTACGAGGTCCTCGCCCGCCTCGTCGAGGTCGTCAGCGGCGAGCCGTTCTCCGACTACCTGCGGGCGCACGTCTTCGAGCCCCTCGGCATGGAGGACACCGAGAGCATCACGAGCTCCGACGACCTGCGGCGCGGCGTTCCGGGCCTGGCCCGCGGGCACCTGCTCGCCTACGGCTTCCCGGTCGCCTCTGGCGAGGAGACCGGGTTCCTCGCCGGTCACGCCGGCGTGGTCACGACCGCCGCCGACATGGGCAGGTACCTGGCGATGCTCGCCGGACGTGGACGCCTGGGCGGCGAGCAGGTCGTGCCCGAGGAGGCGCTGGCGCCCGTGCTGTCGCCGACCGAGGGCGCCGACTACGCGATGGGCTGGTTCGTCGGCGAGCGCGGCGGCGAGGCGATGCTGCACCACAACGGCATCCTCTCGACCTTCTCCGGCGACGCCGTGCTGTTCCCGGAGCGGGGCGACGGCGTGGTGCTGCTCTACGACGTCCACAGCGTCGCCCAGGACGTGGCCGGCTTCCCGCGGCTGAAAGGCGGCGTCGTAGCGCTGCTGCTGGGCGAGGAGCCGTCGTCCGGCGGCTTCGGCGTGCGGCACTGGTCCCTGGTCGTCGGGGCGCTGACGCTCCTCGCCGTGG is a genomic window containing:
- a CDS encoding serine hydrolase domain-containing protein, which gives rise to MHRAWPLLLANVLAVGQLAAAQAGLDVAAVDAFVAAQMRAQGVPGLGLAVVRAGQVVYAQGYGRTGDGASVTPRTRFLVASLSKSFTGLAVLQLAQQGRLDLDAPVRRYLPGFTVADPEVAGRITVRQLLNHRSGLGDAGFRDQRTGFPRSLEGRVAAMARARPVAEPGTEFHYFNANYEVLARLVEVVSGEPFSDYLRAHVFEPLGMEDTESITSSDDLRRGVPGLARGHLLAYGFPVASGEETGFLAGHAGVVTTAADMGRYLAMLAGRGRLGGEQVVPEEALAPVLSPTEGADYAMGWFVGERGGEAMLHHNGILSTFSGDAVLFPERGDGVVLLYDVHSVAQDVAGFPRLKGGVVALLLGEEPSSGGFGVRHWSLVVGALTLLAVALGVLGLVRLPAWERWAGTVPGWRGFVGAVRRLMPLAVFLAMPAIGVATTGRYFGLLTLYRSAIGVMTWLGVAGLLGAVNALVRLGWLLRRG
- a CDS encoding DUF2249 domain-containing protein — its product is MSADPTYAIKPSEPPVLDPEAALFRLNRLFDRSLRALGDAGQADAACELAAQGWKLLRIGWPQEGDRLNGTLHYLTRTPKRSQRARSEELDVRHLPPAERHRVIFESWRSLEPGGGYVLVNDHDPKPLYYQFAAEHPGEFTWQTLEEGPEVWRVRIGRVP
- a CDS encoding ABC transporter ATP-binding protein → MTQSAVSVRGLEKSYGRTPALTGLDLEVRRGEVHGFLGPNGAGKTTTLRILLGLLRADAGTATVLGMDPWRDAVALHRRLAYVPGDVELWPNLTGGEAIDLIGRLRGGLDRRRRDELCRRFDLDTTKRGRSYSKGNRQKVALVAALASDAELLVLDEPTSGLDPLMEAEFQALMREARAEGRTVLLSSHILAQVEALADRVSIIRGGRVVESGTLAELRHLTRTTVLAEVERTVDGLESLPGVHGLEAEGGRVRFEVDAEHLGEAVTALSRLGVLSLESRPPTLEQILLRYYDGSSARSEGAAAS
- a CDS encoding carbohydrate ABC transporter permease, whose translation is MLGAGAGQSAWRRAAVYVLLALLAAVFLYPIVLMVLTAFKTTPEIFRSPFGLPEEWTTRGFRTAWDRAHFGLYLRNSLLITGSSAVLLLLTAAPAAYALARYTFRLRGPLFLFFLAGIMIPIRLGILPLYILMRDLGLIDTPFSLILTYTASGMPMSVFLLSVFFRNLPRELEDAARIDGAGEQGIFWRIMLPLVRPGLATVVIVNVVPWWNDFFFPLLFLPSPTWRTIPLGMQIFFGQHLIDWSLVFSGMLLASLPLLVIYVLMSRQFIAGLTAGAVKG
- a CDS encoding TetR family transcriptional regulator, whose protein sequence is MTGRGSEAGGGRPRPDDLTARARIRDAAIRRFARDGFAATSVKDIAADAGVSAPLVIHHFGSKDGLRAECDRHVNELVWEMKRRLADAAIADPLDAVRRARPGLPLLEYLAVTLADGSGHVDELVDAMVEESLRTMEDAQARGLVKPTADPRARAVVLTLWQLGALVLHRHARRLLGADLTGPSEATLRWWLPAGEVLAHGVISDEIYAELRAAAERLGVGGGGADGAGAPAAAQEVGR